In Cyclobacteriaceae bacterium, the DNA window GCAAAGGCAACAAAGACGTAATGTTTACCTGCAGATTAAAAAATTCAAGGCCTTATGGGGAGCGTCTGACTTGAAGTGATGCTTTATGTGTTAGGAATAAAATTCCTGAAGTGACCCAAAATACTCTTCGTTCCAGCCTGAAACTATATCCTCAAAGTCTTCATCAGGAATGTTTGTGTGATTAAGCTCAACGGATGTTCCCTGTTTATGCGGATGAAGTGTGATGGTAACAATGGAAGGTTCTTCCTGCTCACCAAAATACCATTGCTGAACAATCTTTTTTCCGGGATCAAATTCCAGATTCTTTCCCGTGATACTTCCATCCCAAAGTGAAAACTCTGCACCTGCGTCAAGGGACATTTCTGCTGGTTCACCCGTCCAAAGTTGAATCGTTGCCGGAATGGTCAATGCATGAAATACTTCCTCCGGTGGAGCTTCCAGTAAGTAATACTTTTTAAAATCTTTCATCGGCTGCAAAGTAACTTTGAACAGTTAGAAATCTATGAATAATGTTCTGAAAAGAAAGGAAGAAGACAATCCTTTTCTGCTCTTTCCTTTAGCATCGTAATTTTCCCTAACTTTTCAATTCATTACCCAAAGCTATGAGCAAATTACACATCACCATCCTGTATATATTCTTTGTTTTTTCCCTCTTACTGTATGGTTGTGGTGGTGGAAACGCCAGCAAGCAATCTGAAAATTCCGAGGCATTTGACTCTGTTACGCTGTCTGCTTATTCAGGCAACACTTCCATTGGAGTAACTCATTCGGTAAAAGATTACCAGGAATGGTTAAAGATTTATTCCAGCACTGCGGATCCCGAATCAAGAATCAGTATTTACACAAATCCTGAAGATCCTAATGTCATCACGGTATTTGAATTGACAAAGAGTCACGATGAGGCTAAAAATTTATTTAATGCCGATGGTTTAAAAGAAGGAATGACATTGGCAGGTGTCTCTTCAACACCGGTCGTTCGATTTTATGATATAAAATATTTCGCGACAGGAAAAACAGATAAAATGTATTGCATCATTTTGTCCCATGCTGTCGCGGATTATGCCATATGGAAAAAATTCTTCGATGAGGATGAACCGATTCATAACGAAGCAGGCCTTGATCTTCTTTCGATCTCAACTAATGCAGAAGATCCGAACATCGTGAACGTCATGTTCGCAACAAACGACGTCAAGAAAGCAAAGGACCTTATCAATTCGAGTGATTTGAAAAAAAGAATGACTGAATCAGGAGTGCAGTCGGAACCCATACTGACGGTGTTAAAAACCACCAAGGAATAAAGAAAGTATGAGTTCTAAACCAATTGTAACATCAATACTCTCTTACGGGATGTCGGGAGAAATCTTTCACGCCCCGCTACTGGATGTTCATAAGGGGTTCACCTTAAAAAGCATTTTACAAAGGACAACTGATAAATCCAGACAGTATTACCCTTCCGTAAAGGTTGCAAGAAGTCTTGAAGAAGTTCTAAATGATAGTGAAGTTGAACTTGTCGTGGTCAACACACCCAATGACACCCATTACGATTACACTGTAAAAGCTCTTGAAGCCGGCAAACATGTTATTGTTGAAAAACCATTCACAAATACAAGTTCCGATGCCGCGGAGTTGATCGCATTAGCCAAAAAAAAGAAACTTACTCTATCCGTATTTCAAAGCAGGAGATGGGACGGAGCCTTCATGACTCTTAAAAAAATAATTTCTTCTGGATCGGTAGGGAAGATTGTAGAGTTTGAAGCTCATTATGATCGATTCAGAAATTATATAGCTCCAAATACATGGAAAGAGGAACCCGGTCCTGGGTCAGGTATTCTTTATAATCTTGGATCTCACATGCTTGATCAGGTGCTGGTTTTATTTGGTAAACCAAAGTCAGTAAGCGCCATCATTGGAATACAAAGACCTGGCGGGAAAGTAGAAGACTTTTACGATTTACGATTGATTTACGAAGGCATGAATGTTATTGTAAAGTCAAGCTATCTTGTTCGTGAACCAGGTCCGTTTTACACGTTGCATGGAGTGAATGGATCATTCGTTAAGTATGGAATTGATCCACAGGAAGAGGCGTTAAAAATTCATCAAATACCAGGAAGTGCTGGCTGGGGAACTGAAGCAGAAAAATTCTGGGGCAAGTTGAATACAGAGATCGATGGAGCTCACTTTGAAGGAAAGATTGAAACCCTTCCGGGAAATTATCTCGGGTTCTATCAGAACATCTACGAAGTGATTCGGGAGAACAAAGAGCTTGAAGTAAGACCAGAACAAGCTATGCAAGTCATTCAACTTATTGAGGCCGCAATTAAAAGCAATCTGGAAAAAAGAGTCATCAAAGTCGATTGACTTAAAGACCCTTCTCAGTTAGGAATTTATCCAATTCATCAATATGATCTGTATTGATAAGATCCACTCCTGTATCCAGTAGAGTTTGCCATGCCAGTTCATTATCAGGTATCGCCCAAAGACGAAGTTTCTTTCCTTCAGCATGAACTCGTTTTGCCAAGTCTTTTATTCTGTCAAGCGCTCCATCGGCTGGTTTCGATTTTCCATTCCATGATGACCAGTTGTTAAAATTATCGCTAATGACAGGCATTTTATGCGTTGGATAATTTTTACCTAAGTCTGAGGGCCTTCCGTCCAAAGCAATTCTTGAATTGGGATCCTTTATAATCAAGTCAACAGGACGATTCCCTGATAGAAAAATAACTACTGGACAATTATGATCTGCATTTAAACAGGTTAGTAAGTTATAACCTCGCAATAACTGGTCGAGCGTGCGATAGGTGACTTCGGCTTCAGTTTTAATATCGATCATCAGGAAAAACGATCCATACTTCGGATTGGTAC includes these proteins:
- a CDS encoding ATPase, which translates into the protein MKDFKKYYLLEAPPEEVFHALTIPATIQLWTGEPAEMSLDAGAEFSLWDGSITGKNLEFDPGKKIVQQWYFGEQEEPSIVTITLHPHKQGTSVELNHTNIPDEDFEDIVSGWNEEYFGSLQEFYS
- a CDS encoding Gfo/Idh/MocA family oxidoreductase, which encodes MSSKPIVTSILSYGMSGEIFHAPLLDVHKGFTLKSILQRTTDKSRQYYPSVKVARSLEEVLNDSEVELVVVNTPNDTHYDYTVKALEAGKHVIVEKPFTNTSSDAAELIALAKKKKLTLSVFQSRRWDGAFMTLKKIISSGSVGKIVEFEAHYDRFRNYIAPNTWKEEPGPGSGILYNLGSHMLDQVLVLFGKPKSVSAIIGIQRPGGKVEDFYDLRLIYEGMNVIVKSSYLVREPGPFYTLHGVNGSFVKYGIDPQEEALKIHQIPGSAGWGTEAEKFWGKLNTEIDGAHFEGKIETLPGNYLGFYQNIYEVIRENKELEVRPEQAMQVIQLIEAAIKSNLEKRVIKVD